A genomic segment from Propionibacteriaceae bacterium ZF39 encodes:
- a CDS encoding SPFH domain-containing protein has translation MEFIWLPILIVFVIVLLASAIKVIRQQQVGLVERLGKFHKTLEPGPHLVVPIIDKVRYNLDMRENVVSFPPQGVITEDNLMVGIDSVIYYQIVDPKRAAYEAQNYEAAIEQLTMTTLRNIIGGMDLEQTLTSREEINQKLRVVLDEATGKWGIKVNRVELRSIEPPATIRDAMEKGARAERDKRAAILLAEGQRQSQILSASGDKESSVLRAQGEREAAVLRAQADRQSAMLRAEGEAQAITTVFGAIHAGQPDQALLAYQYMQMLPTLAQGDANKMWIVPSELNDALKGLGSAFGPQTTTGSSIPERANPTEFRAPERVDVFAEIAAQKAEEEEKSAKTVEEAIEQAQALETPNRRKERERESEDDERTSRVQRADGPPAVGPGPQHQQQPYGQPDQGYGQQPYWQPQAQPSPQGHQPGYGTPPQQWPGQQN, from the coding sequence ATGGAGTTCATCTGGCTCCCGATCCTGATCGTCTTCGTGATCGTCCTGCTCGCCTCGGCGATCAAGGTCATCCGCCAGCAGCAGGTCGGCCTGGTCGAACGGCTCGGCAAGTTCCACAAGACGCTCGAGCCCGGCCCCCACCTGGTGGTGCCGATCATCGACAAGGTCCGCTACAACCTCGACATGCGTGAGAACGTCGTGTCGTTCCCGCCCCAGGGCGTCATCACCGAGGACAACCTGATGGTGGGGATCGACTCGGTCATCTACTACCAGATCGTCGATCCCAAGCGGGCGGCCTATGAGGCCCAGAACTATGAGGCCGCGATCGAGCAGCTGACCATGACCACGCTCCGCAACATCATCGGCGGCATGGATCTTGAGCAGACCCTGACCTCCCGTGAGGAGATCAACCAGAAGCTGCGCGTCGTCCTCGACGAGGCCACCGGCAAGTGGGGCATCAAGGTCAACCGTGTCGAGCTCCGTTCGATCGAACCGCCGGCGACCATCCGCGATGCGATGGAGAAGGGCGCCCGCGCCGAGCGCGACAAGCGCGCCGCGATCCTCCTGGCCGAGGGCCAGCGCCAGTCCCAGATCCTCTCGGCCAGCGGCGACAAGGAGTCGTCGGTCCTGCGCGCCCAGGGTGAGCGCGAGGCCGCTGTCCTTCGCGCGCAGGCCGATCGTCAGTCCGCGATGCTCCGCGCCGAGGGTGAGGCCCAGGCCATCACCACGGTGTTCGGTGCCATTCACGCGGGACAGCCGGATCAGGCGCTGCTGGCGTATCAGTACATGCAGATGCTGCCCACCCTCGCCCAGGGCGACGCCAACAAGATGTGGATCGTGCCGTCGGAGCTCAACGACGCCCTCAAGGGCCTCGGGAGCGCCTTCGGGCCGCAGACCACGACCGGTTCGTCGATCCCCGAGCGGGCCAACCCGACCGAGTTCCGCGCCCCCGAGCGCGTGGACGTCTTTGCCGAGATCGCCGCCCAGAAGGCCGAGGAAGAAGAGAAGTCGGCCAAGACCGTCGAGGAGGCCATCGAGCAGGCCCAGGCCCTCGAGACCCCCAATCGCCGCAAGGAGCGGGAGCGCGAGTCCGAGGACGATGAGCGCACCAGCCGCGTGCAGCGCGCCGACGGCCCGCCCGCTGTCGGCCCGGGCCCGCAGCACCAGCAGCAGCCCTATGGCCAGCCCGATCAGGGTTATGGCCAGCAGCCCTATTGGCAGCCTCAGGCCCAACCCAGCCCGCAGGGTCATCAGCCCGGCTATGGCACGCCGCCGCAGCAGTGGCCGGGGCAGCAGAACTGA